Proteins encoded together in one Schistocerca americana isolate TAMUIC-IGC-003095 chromosome 8, iqSchAmer2.1, whole genome shotgun sequence window:
- the LOC124545393 gene encoding carbohydrate sulfotransferase 11-like, with the protein MRCTCGCTGRPAQRCFSRYRSTLQMASVAAAVVTYCFVLGSFAVAKLRAADARFSLTYLNVTIDEPKLQDTNAVWETENYNYNYDPGYLEEIYEMRRERVWEVCVDKGLNTRGQPNAWEFFIDKDHHLVWCSIFKAASSTWMYHFNILAGYNERFLRRTRKTPMSLARARFPRPSVQQLQETLPHALSFLIVREPYERLLSAYRNKIEGAKNPYYRKLSKHIAQHYRYKQDPMTDVPESVRSGPTFPEFVDYIINSKKFDEHWAPYHSFCTPCHVNFTVIAKMETLDRDEEYVIHKAGLQRLLLPSHYRYKPRTAINKARDGKATAALVEKYYSQLTKTQMEKLHKIYGTDFEMFDYNATKYFTFTQSEL; encoded by the exons ATGAGATGCACCTGTGGCTGCACTGGACGACCAGCACAACGCTGCTTCTCTCGCTATCGCAGCACACTGCAAATGGCGAGTGTAGCAGCAGCTGTTGTGACCTATTGTTTTGTTCTGGGTTCTTTTGCAGTGGCCAAACTTCGTGCAGCTGATGCTCGGTTTTCTCTAACTTATCTGAATGTAACAATAGATGAACCAAAACTACAA GATACAAATGCAGTTTGGGaaacagaaaattacaactataattATGACCCAGGGTATTTGGAAGAAATATATGAGATGAGACGTGAACGTGTATGGGAAGTATGTGTCGACAAAGGATTGAACACCAGAGGACAGCCAAAtgcctgggaatttttcattgacaAGGATCACCATCTGGTCTGGTGTAGTATCTTCAAGGCTGCTAGTTCAACATGGATGTATCATTTCAATATATTAG CTGGCTACAATGAGAGATTTCTAAGGCGAACACGCAAAACACCAATGAGCCTTGCACGTGCTCGCTTTCCACGACCATCTGTTCAGCAATTGCAAGAGACACTTCCACACGCACTTTCATTCCTGATTGTCAGAGAGCCTTATGAACGCTTGCTTTCTGCTTATCGTAACAAGATAGAGGGGGCAAAGAATCCTTACTACCGAAAACTTTCAAAACATATTGCTCAGCACTATCGGTACAAGCAAGATCCGATGACAGATGTGCCAGAAAGTGTAAG GTCAGGTCCCACATTTCCAGAATTTGTTGATTACATCATCAACAGCAAAAAGTTTGATGAACATTGGGCACCTTATCATTCATTCTGTACTCCATGCCATGTAAACTTTACAGTTATTGCAAAAATGGAAACACTAGATCGAGATGAGGAGTATGTCATCCATAAGGCTGGTCTACAAAGACTGCTGTTACCTTCCCACTACCGTTATAAGCCAAGAACTGCAatcaacaaggcaag GGATGGGAAAGCTACAGCTGCTCTAGTGGAAAAGTACTACTCACAACTGACAAAAACACAAATGGAGAAGTTACACAAAATCTATGGTACTGATTTTGAAATGTTTGATTACAATGCAACGAAGTACttcacttttacacaatctgaacTATAG